A genomic region of Brevibacillus sp. JNUCC-41 contains the following coding sequences:
- a CDS encoding DMT family transporter → MKNTILGSLYLSLAASIWGGMYVVVKVVVDVVPPLELVLLRYVIAILALLTIGFITKQSWRIERRDWLLVFIIGLVGNTISIVTQEVGTLLSTAQMGAIITSTTPAFMVIFARIVLKEKITFKKSISVILATIGVGIIVGNAHIGSSHQLGGVSLLIAALTWALMSVLIKRIPGQYSQIVITTYAVLVAIICLTPITISRLDELDFQAIMHPSIWGGLLYLGVISTACAFLLWNRGLQMLTASSGGLFFFLQPIVGTFLGWLILGEQIGLSFWIGTILIFIGVLLVIREE, encoded by the coding sequence ATGAAAAACACTATATTAGGTTCTTTATATTTATCACTCGCTGCTAGCATTTGGGGCGGGATGTATGTTGTGGTAAAAGTTGTGGTAGACGTTGTTCCACCACTTGAATTAGTATTATTACGATATGTGATTGCGATTTTAGCATTGTTGACAATTGGTTTTATAACAAAACAATCTTGGCGGATTGAAAGACGAGACTGGCTTTTGGTTTTCATTATAGGACTTGTTGGAAACACAATTTCTATCGTAACCCAGGAAGTCGGTACGCTTCTATCCACTGCACAAATGGGAGCCATCATTACTTCGACAACACCTGCTTTTATGGTGATATTTGCACGTATCGTTTTAAAAGAAAAGATCACTTTTAAAAAATCAATTTCTGTTATTTTAGCGACGATCGGTGTTGGCATCATTGTCGGAAATGCCCATATTGGCTCATCTCACCAACTTGGGGGCGTATCGCTGCTGATTGCTGCATTAACTTGGGCACTTATGTCAGTTCTAATTAAACGGATTCCTGGGCAATATTCACAAATTGTTATAACGACCTATGCAGTGCTTGTGGCAATTATCTGTTTAACACCCATTACGATTAGTCGATTAGACGAGCTTGACTTTCAAGCAATCATGCATCCATCCATATGGGGCGGCCTTTTATACTTGGGCGTTATTTCCACAGCATGTGCCTTTTTATTGTGGAATCGCGGACTGCAAATGCTTACCGCATCAAGTGGCGGATTATTTTTCTTTTTACAACCTATAGTGGGTACTTTTTTAGGTTGGTTAATACTAGGTGAACAAATCGGCTTGTCTTTTTGGATAGGTACAATATTAATTTTCATTGGTGTGTTATTAGTCATTCGGGAAGAATAA
- a CDS encoding group I truncated hemoglobin has product MEQTLYEKVGGEEAIEKVVDYFYSELVLKDDTVNHFFEKTDMEKQRRHQTKFISFALGGPKQYSGQSMAKAHQGLNLQPAHFDAIVKHLNDALAHFGVNEADIDTSLTKVASLRDDILYK; this is encoded by the coding sequence ATGGAACAGACACTTTATGAAAAAGTCGGCGGGGAAGAAGCGATAGAAAAAGTTGTGGACTATTTTTACTCCGAGTTGGTTCTTAAGGATGATACAGTTAATCATTTTTTTGAAAAGACGGATATGGAAAAACAACGCCGTCATCAGACGAAATTTATTAGTTTTGCATTAGGTGGTCCAAAACAATACTCTGGACAATCCATGGCAAAAGCTCACCAAGGATTGAATCTGCAACCAGCCCATTTTGATGCCATTGTAAAACATCTAAACGATGCACTTGCTCACTTTGGAGTGAATGAAGCTGACATAGATACATCTTTAACTAAAGTTGCTTCATTAAGAGATGATATCTTGTATAAATAA
- a CDS encoding FtsW/RodA/SpoVE family cell cycle protein → MRSNHFLNEVSSYIRSKEAKKYIEAELKAHLHQTKAELVKKGYTEDEAEELAVRNMGSPSDIGQKMDKLHRPKMDWKLMSMFLFMSATGLFLFWFLFKEGNSFSVLKQVYSVTGSVILACILLFFDYRKFQRWGWVFFTVGCLILFQFQFSNVLVNGSPRINIIGLLSVDSIVVLPIFLLAWAGMLQSKKMNVYLAAILYVGSAFLFLNTVNLQAAMLYSLMVAVMVWKSGLNKRKILITGAVLLTACVSLLLIELELKNIRTYQFERLFAFVTPEKFSETSGYMYLKLEKLIEDAGWFGHFGSLGKIDFSNEMMTDFIFVTITYTLGWSGALLIGLLFLWMIWRISRIFQTVKDPFGKMLVSGSFTIFTAQVTVSIGMSLGLLPITSVSLPFMSYGALSAMINACLFGLVLSVYHKKDIILMKKI, encoded by the coding sequence TTGAGAAGCAATCATTTTTTAAATGAGGTTTCGTCGTATATCCGATCAAAAGAAGCAAAAAAATATATAGAAGCTGAATTAAAAGCCCATCTGCATCAAACTAAAGCTGAACTGGTCAAAAAAGGATATACAGAGGATGAAGCAGAGGAACTGGCTGTCCGGAATATGGGAAGCCCCTCTGACATTGGGCAGAAGATGGACAAGCTGCACAGGCCGAAGATGGATTGGAAGCTAATGAGCATGTTTCTGTTCATGTCAGCTACGGGCCTGTTTTTGTTTTGGTTCTTGTTTAAGGAAGGAAATTCATTTTCAGTGCTGAAGCAGGTATATTCTGTCACAGGAAGTGTTATTTTGGCCTGTATCCTTCTTTTTTTCGATTATCGGAAATTTCAGAGATGGGGCTGGGTTTTCTTTACGGTAGGATGTCTGATTCTTTTTCAGTTCCAATTTTCCAATGTATTAGTGAACGGCAGTCCTCGAATTAATATTATAGGTTTATTGTCGGTCGATTCTATTGTGGTTCTGCCAATTTTTCTGCTTGCCTGGGCCGGAATGCTTCAATCAAAAAAGATGAATGTTTATTTGGCTGCCATTTTATACGTTGGTTCTGCATTCCTGTTTCTGAATACAGTCAACTTGCAGGCGGCAATGCTTTATTCATTGATGGTTGCTGTAATGGTCTGGAAGAGCGGCCTAAATAAAAGGAAAATCCTTATTACTGGAGCGGTCCTGCTTACTGCATGTGTTTCACTTCTGCTTATAGAGTTAGAGTTGAAAAATATAAGGACCTATCAATTTGAAAGACTTTTTGCGTTCGTTACGCCTGAAAAATTCAGTGAGACATCGGGGTATATGTATTTGAAACTGGAAAAGCTAATTGAGGATGCCGGATGGTTTGGACATTTTGGTTCCCTCGGGAAGATTGATTTTTCAAATGAAATGATGACGGATTTTATCTTTGTAACGATTACCTATACGCTTGGCTGGTCCGGGGCCTTGCTCATTGGTCTGCTGTTTTTATGGATGATCTGGCGAATTTCCCGTATATTCCAAACTGTGAAAGACCCATTTGGGAAAATGCTCGTTTCCGGCAGTTTTACCATATTCACTGCACAGGTAACCGTCAGCATCGGAATGTCTCTCGGCTTATTACCAATAACAAGCGTATCCCTGCCATTTATGAGTTATGGTGCTTTATCAGCTATGATTAACGCCTGCTTGTTTGGTCTGGTTTTAAGTGTATATCACAAAAAAGATATTATACTGATGAAGAAAATATGA
- a CDS encoding PadR family transcriptional regulator: protein MEDKLTRLKSAMKKHTFLDLKFTENHRNSIHTAIKKQDVSKEDILIGIFRSLDKEKSGYQINESLYQKGIRKFENNEGSLYAALHELEKEGWLQSFWETEERKLYSLDERAKKWLKKKESKSGSASASWRTAFEGGRTD, encoded by the coding sequence ATGGAAGATAAATTAACACGCTTGAAATCGGCAATGAAAAAGCATACATTTCTTGATTTGAAATTCACTGAAAACCATAGAAACTCCATCCATACTGCCATCAAAAAGCAGGATGTAAGTAAGGAAGACATTTTGATTGGTATTTTCAGATCTTTGGATAAGGAAAAAAGCGGTTATCAAATTAATGAATCTCTTTACCAGAAAGGCATCCGGAAATTTGAAAATAACGAAGGCTCCTTGTATGCTGCGTTGCATGAGCTTGAGAAGGAAGGCTGGCTTCAGTCTTTTTGGGAAACGGAAGAAAGGAAGCTCTATTCCTTGGATGAACGTGCGAAAAAGTGGCTTAAGAAAAAGGAATCTAAAAGTGGTTCCGCCTCTGCTAGTTGGCGGACAGCGTTTGAAGGAGGAAGAACCGATTGA
- a CDS encoding sigma-70 family RNA polymerase sigma factor, with the protein MEEFVLKWSQMKDDESLLDEIMSLYGQDILQLVYSYVKDPVVAEDLTQEIFIKCYKALSTYNQQSNIRTWLWRIAINHCKDYRKSWYFRKVSTAEEEQEWTSTDDVEEEVIQQDEDRQLAVAVMELPIQYRELIYLHYFQEMKLKEISEITGVKLGTVKTRMRQAKRRLKTYWEESTDGR; encoded by the coding sequence TTGGAGGAGTTTGTGTTGAAATGGTCTCAAATGAAAGATGACGAATCCTTACTAGATGAAATTATGTCCCTTTATGGCCAGGATATTCTGCAATTGGTCTATTCCTATGTAAAAGATCCAGTTGTGGCCGAGGACCTGACACAGGAGATCTTCATCAAATGCTATAAGGCGCTTTCCACGTATAACCAGCAATCAAATATAAGGACGTGGCTTTGGAGAATTGCTATTAACCATTGTAAGGATTATAGAAAAAGCTGGTACTTCCGAAAAGTTTCGACTGCGGAAGAGGAGCAGGAATGGACTTCTACCGATGACGTGGAAGAAGAAGTCATTCAGCAGGATGAAGACAGGCAGCTTGCTGTTGCAGTTATGGAGCTGCCTATCCAGTATCGCGAGCTTATTTATCTCCATTATTTTCAGGAAATGAAGCTCAAGGAGATTTCTGAAATTACCGGGGTCAAACTTGGAACGGTGAAGACCCGGATGCGTCAGGCGAAAAGAAGGTTAAAAACCTATTGGGAGGAATCCACCGATGGAAGATAA
- a CDS encoding S8 family serine peptidase, with protein MKKKMLHTVLSIIAVGAGILSVGGVPIQAKSQDQEMNDTYAIAFKSGLPENYQEVIRKAGGKVTKVLPEVGGIEAQSDEPSFLKKLKGNSSIEAANREIPLTIDKTAVSPYNYESSIISQQDSESYWDSQWDIQRVTNDGKSYDLETGGYKNKDGSITHKAVVGVIDTGIDESHPDLKNNIIGGRNLVPAGMDESETGDPTDIKDRNGHGTHVAGIIGANGKIKGVGPDLGIRSYRVLYSEQALGLPAWVIDGIIAATNDKVDVINMSLRFYNNTKMTIEGESYKSVAETLLWKRAIQYAVKNGVTVVAGSGNESLNLDDKKAVNEFLNKMYEPYGMSVKGPATVVPAQMPGVINVSASTSWSTQQLAFYSNYGNSAIDVAAPGGDYGPKYAETNDPAAADPSNLILSTWPTYLGTSYEFNAGTSMATPQVAGIAGVIKAAHPEYKPAQVTARIKQTAFDYGKNGQDALFGSGEANAYRALENIKK; from the coding sequence ATGAAAAAGAAAATGCTACATACGGTACTTTCGATTATTGCAGTAGGAGCAGGGATATTGTCCGTTGGTGGTGTTCCTATCCAAGCTAAGAGTCAAGATCAGGAGATGAATGACACATACGCAATAGCTTTTAAAAGTGGATTACCAGAGAATTATCAAGAGGTAATACGGAAAGCTGGTGGTAAAGTAACCAAAGTTCTTCCCGAAGTTGGAGGAATAGAAGCTCAATCTGACGAGCCTTCTTTTCTAAAAAAACTAAAAGGTAATTCTTCAATAGAAGCTGCTAACAGAGAAATCCCCTTAACCATAGACAAAACAGCAGTCAGCCCTTATAACTATGAGTCTAGTATCATCAGCCAGCAAGATTCAGAGAGTTATTGGGACTCCCAATGGGATATTCAAAGGGTGACCAACGACGGGAAATCATATGATTTAGAAACAGGCGGATATAAAAATAAAGATGGTAGTATCACTCATAAAGCAGTGGTGGGAGTGATTGATACTGGAATTGATGAGTCCCATCCTGACTTAAAGAATAATATAATAGGTGGACGTAATCTTGTTCCTGCTGGAATGGATGAATCTGAAACAGGTGATCCTACTGATATAAAAGATCGAAATGGGCACGGTACTCACGTTGCCGGGATCATTGGAGCAAATGGTAAAATAAAAGGTGTAGGACCAGATTTAGGAATCCGATCCTATCGCGTATTATACTCAGAGCAAGCCCTTGGATTACCAGCTTGGGTTATAGATGGAATTATTGCAGCAACAAATGACAAGGTAGATGTTATTAATATGTCTCTTCGTTTCTATAATAATACCAAAATGACAATTGAGGGAGAAAGTTATAAATCAGTCGCTGAAACGTTACTTTGGAAGAGAGCTATTCAATATGCAGTAAAGAATGGAGTAACTGTAGTAGCCGGTAGTGGTAATGAAAGTTTAAATTTAGATGACAAGAAGGCAGTAAACGAATTTTTAAATAAAATGTATGAACCATATGGAATGAGCGTGAAAGGGCCTGCAACTGTAGTACCAGCACAAATGCCAGGAGTTATTAATGTGTCTGCCTCCACAAGCTGGTCAACTCAGCAGCTTGCTTTCTACTCTAATTATGGGAACAGTGCTATTGACGTGGCAGCCCCTGGAGGAGATTATGGGCCTAAATATGCAGAAACCAATGATCCTGCGGCAGCTGATCCAAGTAACTTAATCCTAAGTACTTGGCCTACCTATCTAGGTACTTCATATGAGTTTAATGCTGGTACTTCTATGGCCACTCCTCAAGTAGCTGGAATTGCAGGAGTTATTAAGGCAGCTCACCCAGAGTATAAACCTGCCCAAGTAACAGCACGTATTAAGCAAACAGCTTTTGACTATGGAAAGAATGGACAAGATGCTTTATTTGGTTCAGGAGAAGCAAATGCTTATAGAGCATTAGAAAATATAAAGAAGTAG
- a CDS encoding APC family permease — protein sequence MENAKLRRSLTVFPLVLFGLAYMAPTTVFSTYGVVAEITKGMVPAAYIIALVGMLFTAYSYGQMVKAYPVAGSAYTFTQKAFNPHLGFLVGWVILLDYLFLPMINGLLIAIYLNAYFPSVPFSFWLITFVILITTVNIIGVKIATKINLLLVACQFLIIVIFTSLSIKGLLNGMGSGTLFMSSPFVNGDIPLSLVLAGSSILCLSFLGFDAVTTFSEETINPKKVIPKAIFLVALIGGGLFITISYISHLIYPNFQAFKDPDSASLEIAMYIGGNLFQSIFLAGYITGGLASGLSAHASVSRLLYAMGRDGVLPKRIFGHIHPKFQTPTHNIILVGIFALSALFIDLVTASSFINFGALVAFTFVNLSVISHYFIKEKQRSGINTLKYLILPLIGTGFTIWLWTSLDSKALLLGLGWLGIGFIMLLSNTKMFSKRPPELSIDSAIEKEIQA from the coding sequence ATGGAGAATGCTAAATTAAGACGTTCGTTAACAGTGTTTCCTTTAGTGCTATTTGGATTGGCTTATATGGCACCTACAACAGTTTTTTCTACTTATGGGGTTGTTGCGGAAATAACGAAAGGGATGGTGCCTGCTGCTTATATCATAGCTTTAGTTGGTATGTTATTTACAGCCTATAGTTATGGTCAAATGGTTAAGGCCTACCCTGTTGCCGGTTCTGCATATACATTCACACAAAAGGCTTTTAATCCTCACCTTGGGTTTTTGGTAGGCTGGGTTATTCTATTGGACTATTTATTTTTGCCAATGATCAATGGATTATTGATCGCCATTTACTTAAACGCATATTTTCCTTCCGTTCCTTTTTCCTTCTGGTTAATTACCTTTGTCATTTTAATCACCACTGTAAATATAATTGGAGTGAAAATAGCAACAAAAATAAATCTTTTATTAGTTGCCTGTCAATTCTTAATAATAGTTATTTTTACATCCCTCTCGATTAAAGGGTTACTTAACGGAATGGGTTCAGGAACATTATTCATGAGTTCCCCATTTGTGAATGGAGATATACCACTATCTTTAGTATTAGCGGGATCTTCCATTTTGTGTTTATCTTTTTTAGGATTTGATGCTGTTACCACATTTTCAGAGGAAACCATTAATCCGAAAAAAGTAATACCAAAGGCTATTTTCCTCGTCGCATTAATAGGGGGTGGTCTGTTTATCACCATCTCATACATCAGTCACCTTATTTACCCAAATTTCCAAGCCTTTAAAGATCCAGATTCCGCTTCCTTGGAAATTGCTATGTATATCGGGGGTAATTTATTTCAATCTATTTTTCTAGCAGGTTATATTACCGGGGGGCTGGCGTCTGGTTTATCAGCTCATGCAAGTGTTTCGCGACTTTTGTATGCGATGGGGAGAGATGGAGTTCTTCCAAAGAGAATTTTTGGTCATATTCATCCAAAATTTCAAACTCCAACACACAACATCATCTTAGTGGGCATTTTTGCTTTATCTGCGTTATTTATTGATTTAGTGACAGCCTCATCCTTTATTAACTTTGGGGCGCTCGTTGCCTTTACATTTGTTAATCTTTCAGTTATTTCCCATTATTTCATTAAAGAAAAACAGCGAAGCGGGATTAACACACTTAAGTACCTGATATTGCCGCTGATTGGTACTGGTTTCACAATTTGGTTATGGACCAGTCTTGATTCAAAGGCGCTTTTACTCGGACTGGGATGGTTAGGAATTGGTTTCATCATGCTCCTTTCTAATACGAAGATGTTTAGTAAGCGGCCACCAGAGCTTTCTATTGATAGTGCGATTGAAAAAGAAATTCAAGCATAA
- a CDS encoding amidohydrolase encodes MVSADIILSGQHVFTGLQDEPIKAAIAIKGNKIIKIGSKEDIMSFLGNETKVYDMEDGLIIPGFHDFHMHIMMGSILQKDSAKLFDAASEEDAAKIVGEFAETRPNDEWIFGVGWDHTNWKNKVLPHRTTLDKYISDRPVLLFNAEVHYAWINSKAMEMIQLTKDTPDPEYGEIGKDENGELTGLLFEQAIGYASEHAYKLPKDKRVSLFQGFLNETKRLGITSVNDLYGAKIAPNPLDDLEIFKEFEREGLLTTRIHFSPELKMDLAAAKELQTNYQSDKLTFSGLKQFIDGVVTSHTAFLLDPYKDRPDTKGGTTYPAETIKQLVKKADKENFQIRFHAIGNGAVRLALDAFEEARNVNGERDARHVIEHVEVLHPDDVHRFKELDVIASFQPKHIELMESEAYTARISETQQPLYYPIKTLVDTGAKIAFGTDFPVVPLNPMMGIYQAITRKDLTGKAWQESEGVTLAQALKYYTAIPAYGSFRENELGTLEAGKIADIAVLNKNLFSISKEEILETEVKMTIMDGKVVYENLVVQTV; translated from the coding sequence ATGGTAAGTGCAGACATCATTCTTTCTGGTCAACATGTATTCACTGGGTTACAAGATGAGCCAATAAAAGCAGCTATCGCTATTAAAGGTAATAAAATTATTAAAATCGGTTCTAAAGAAGATATAATGTCATTCCTTGGAAATGAAACGAAAGTGTATGACATGGAAGACGGACTAATTATTCCGGGATTTCATGATTTTCATATGCACATTATGATGGGAAGCATCTTACAGAAGGACAGTGCCAAATTATTTGATGCAGCTTCAGAAGAGGATGCAGCCAAAATAGTAGGTGAATTTGCAGAAACGAGACCAAATGATGAGTGGATATTCGGCGTGGGTTGGGATCATACCAATTGGAAGAACAAAGTGCTGCCTCATAGGACAACACTAGATAAATATATTAGTGATCGCCCTGTTTTATTATTCAATGCAGAAGTGCATTACGCATGGATCAATAGTAAAGCAATGGAAATGATTCAATTAACGAAGGATACCCCAGATCCGGAATATGGAGAAATTGGAAAAGATGAAAATGGGGAACTGACAGGCCTTCTATTTGAACAGGCAATTGGGTATGCATCAGAGCATGCATACAAATTACCGAAAGATAAACGTGTTAGCCTATTCCAAGGTTTCCTTAATGAAACAAAAAGATTGGGAATTACATCTGTTAATGATTTATATGGAGCTAAAATTGCGCCAAATCCATTAGACGATCTTGAAATTTTTAAAGAATTTGAGAGAGAAGGGTTACTTACAACCAGAATTCACTTTTCGCCGGAGTTAAAAATGGATTTAGCTGCCGCAAAGGAATTACAAACAAATTATCAGTCAGACAAGCTCACCTTTTCTGGATTAAAACAATTTATAGATGGTGTTGTGACAAGTCATACTGCTTTTTTATTGGATCCTTACAAAGACCGTCCAGATACAAAAGGCGGAACCACTTATCCAGCTGAAACAATTAAACAATTAGTAAAAAAGGCAGATAAGGAAAATTTTCAAATTCGTTTCCATGCCATTGGTAACGGTGCAGTCCGTTTAGCATTGGATGCATTTGAAGAAGCGAGAAATGTAAATGGAGAAAGAGATGCTAGACATGTCATTGAACATGTGGAGGTATTGCATCCGGATGATGTTCATCGCTTTAAGGAATTGGATGTAATAGCTTCCTTTCAACCTAAACACATAGAATTAATGGAAAGTGAGGCATATACAGCCAGAATCAGTGAAACACAACAACCTCTCTATTATCCTATCAAAACACTAGTGGATACTGGTGCTAAAATTGCCTTTGGTACAGATTTTCCTGTAGTGCCCCTAAATCCCATGATGGGCATTTATCAGGCAATCACGAGAAAAGATTTAACCGGGAAAGCGTGGCAAGAGTCGGAAGGAGTAACATTGGCACAAGCGTTAAAATACTACACGGCCATACCGGCATACGGGTCATTTAGAGAAAATGAATTAGGCACGTTGGAAGCAGGGAAGATAGCGGATATCGCTGTATTGAATAAAAATTTATTTAGCATATCAAAAGAGGAAATTCTTGAAACAGAAGTGAAGATGACGATCATGGATGGAAAGGTCGTATATGAAAACCTGGTCGTCCAAACTGTATAA
- a CDS encoding carbon-nitrogen hydrolase — protein MSKVKVGLVQIHCGEFIERNIQKTIEKIKETVNKGAQIVCLQELFSSQYFPQTVSVKNYDLAEDVDSGTLAEMGELAKELAIVLIVPFYERAGAGIYFNSAAVFDANGECLGITRKNHIPDGPQYHEKYYFVPGNTGYPVYETAHGKIGVGICWDEWYPEVARILSLQGAEILFYPSAIGSEPDHPEISTRSSWEKAISAHGISNGVFVAATNRVGQEKDMNFYGGSFISDTFGNILASLDDEEGIIVQEIDLKEIEETRKILQFFRDRRVDTYGPILQKEILQNPISFKKGSEQSAVQLIIKK, from the coding sequence GTGTCAAAAGTAAAGGTTGGTCTTGTCCAAATTCATTGCGGAGAATTCATTGAGCGAAATATTCAAAAAACGATAGAGAAAATAAAAGAAACAGTAAATAAAGGTGCACAAATCGTTTGTTTACAGGAATTATTTTCTTCGCAATATTTTCCGCAAACGGTCAGTGTGAAAAATTATGATTTAGCTGAAGATGTAGATAGCGGTACATTAGCCGAAATGGGTGAATTAGCAAAGGAATTAGCAATTGTCTTGATTGTACCTTTTTACGAAAGAGCAGGTGCTGGTATTTATTTTAATAGTGCAGCTGTATTTGATGCAAATGGAGAATGTTTAGGGATTACAAGAAAAAATCATATTCCGGATGGTCCCCAGTATCATGAAAAATATTATTTCGTTCCAGGCAATACTGGGTATCCTGTCTATGAAACGGCTCATGGAAAAATAGGAGTCGGGATTTGTTGGGACGAGTGGTATCCAGAAGTTGCCCGAATTTTGAGCTTACAAGGTGCAGAGATATTATTCTATCCTTCCGCTATTGGTTCAGAGCCAGATCATCCCGAGATATCGACAAGATCATCCTGGGAAAAGGCAATTTCCGCTCATGGCATTTCGAATGGTGTATTTGTTGCTGCAACAAATCGAGTGGGCCAGGAAAAGGACATGAATTTTTACGGTGGTTCATTCATTAGCGATACATTCGGGAATATTTTAGCTTCACTTGATGATGAAGAAGGAATTATTGTGCAGGAAATTGATTTAAAAGAGATAGAAGAGACTAGAAAAATTCTGCAATTCTTTAGAGACCGTCGTGTCGATACATACGGCCCTATTTTACAAAAAGAAATACTTCAAAACCCCATCTCCTTCAAAAAAGGGAGCGAACAAAGCGCTGTTCAGTTAATCATTAAAAAATAA